The proteins below are encoded in one region of Poecile atricapillus isolate bPoeAtr1 chromosome 19, bPoeAtr1.hap1, whole genome shotgun sequence:
- the LOC131586393 gene encoding zinc finger protein 239-like: MIHTGEWAYQCGECGKGFSFNSQLIIHQRIHTGERPYECPECGKRFHSSSTLLRHQRIHTDERPFHYPDCRRGFKKDPHLIRHRRIHTGERPYECPQCGKSFRVEGALVVHEQLQDGEKPYKCLECGKSFSQSNSLIRHQMIHTGEWPYECGECGKGFRCKSNLIIHQRIHTGERPYECPECGKRFQRSSTLLRHQQIHTDERPFLCPDCGEGFKQNSHLITHRRIHTGERPYECGECGKCFTQSSSLILHQRIHTGERPYKCGECGMTFSQRCQFTIHQMIHTGERPYECPECGRRFQRSSTLLVHQRIHTDERPFRCPDCGEGFKRNSTLITHRRIHTGERPYECGECGKSFIQKSHLTQHQQKHH; this comes from the exons atgatccacactggggaatgggcctatcAGTGTGGGGaatgcgggaagggcttcagcttcaactcccagctcatcatccaccagcgcatccacactggggagaggccctacgagtgtcctgagtgtgggaagaggtttcacagcagctccactctcctcaggcaccagcggattcacacggatgagaggcccttccactACCCCGACTGCAGGAGGGGCTTCAAGAAAGACCCCCACCTCATcaggcaccggcgcatccacactggggagaggccctacgagtgtccccaatgtgggaagagcttca gagtggagggagcg ctggtggtccatgagcagcttcaggatggggagaagccctacaagtgcttggagtgtgggaagagcttcagccagagcaacagcctgatccgccaccagatgatccacactggggaatggccctacgagtgtggggaatgtgggaagggcttcaggtGCAAATCCAacctcatcatccaccagcgcatccacactggggagaggccctacgagtgtcctgagtgtgggaagaggtttcagaggagctccactctcctcaggcaccagcagattcacacggatgagaggcccttcctctgccccgactgtggggagggcttcaagcaaaactcccacctcatcacccaccggcgcatccacactggggagaggccctacgaaTGTGGGGAATGTGGAAAGTGCTTCACTCAGAGCTCCAGCCTGATCCtccaccagaggatccacaccgGGGAACGTCCCtacaagtgtggggaatgtgggatgaccttcagccagaggtGCCAATTtaccatccaccagatgatccacactggggagaggccctacgagtgtcccgagtgtgggaggaggtttcagaggagctccactctcctcgtgcaccagcggattcacacggatgagaggcccttccgctgtcCTGACTGcggggagggcttcaagcgaaactccaccctcatcacccaccggcgcatccacactggggagaggccctacgagtgtggggaatgtgggaagagcttcatcCAGAAATCtcacttgacccaacaccaacaaaaGCACCACTAA